The genomic segment CTACATAGATTTGCTTGAGAGAAAACCACGCTCCGTATTTCAGGCAAAGCCCGTTAGGACTAATGTTACAAAAGAGCTGCTTGATTGGGGGCGTCTACTTCCAGGGGGTAATGCAGAGATGGTCAAGCTCCTTCGTCTTTGTGTAGATTACGGTGAAGATAGAATTTTATCCATACGGGATCAACTTCCTAGAAACATAGTTCCTTCAGTAGATATGATAAGGAGCTATCTCCATGAGATACCCGAACCAAATGTATTGTACCTTAAGAATGATATACCTGTCACTGCTACAGACTTAAGAAAATATGATGAGAAATGCGGGGTGTCAAAATGACAGATACCCTGAAGGCGCAAACCATTGAACTATATTCAAAACAGCTAAGGACCCCAATGTTTAACAAATATTTGGATGTAATCAGGCAACTTGATAAAAATCAAGGCTACGAGGACTTTCTGATTGCACTTATGAGAGTGGAGCTGGATTCTAGGCAGGAAAGTACACGCAGAAGAAAGATTAAGTCTGCCGGATTTCCTTACCTAAAGACCATCGATGAACTAGACTTGTCAAGGTTCGAACATATGGATAACTCCTTTGTACATGAGCTTGCTTCATGCAATTTCATCAGCAAAAGACAGAATATCGTTATGATAGGTAACCCCGGTACAGGCAAAACCCATCTTTCCATAGCCCTCGGCATAAAGGCCTGCATGCAGGGCATGAATGTTAAATTTTATACTGCTGCTAATCTGTCGAATCAACTAATTGAGGCCCAGGATAACCATAGATTAATTCGTCTTGAAAAGCAGATTGCAAAGGCAGATCTTTTAATCATAGATGAACTTAGCTACTTAACTTTCAACCGGCATCAGTCTGAATTATTGTTTAAAGTCGTTGCTGACCGTGCTGAAAGAAGAAGCGTCATTGTATCGACTAACCTAAGATTTTCAGAGTGGACATCCATGTTTGAGAATCATACAATGGTTACAGCACTAATTGATAGACTTACTTTCAGATCCCATGTATTAAACATGAACTCTGATAATCCCTACAGGGCGGAACATGCCGCTAAGGTATCCGATTGAAATCAATAATATTTTAGCTGGGGAATGCTATATTCCACTAGTGTTCCCCTTTCTTAGAAACAAAGTGGTAAACCTTTTCAGTGTCAACTGGTAAACTTTTTGGGTGTCAAAGATGGTAAACTAATTGAATGTCAAAACCTCTGAACTGGTAAACAAATTCACCGCCAAAGTGGTAAAGAAATTCAATGTCAGGCGGTAAACTTTTTCATTGACATTCACACATGCCCCATGAGAATAAGAAATAAACTGTAAATACTGGCAATAACTAACATTGTCCTAAAAACTAGAAAAACCATCTTAATAGATGGCTACAATATATTTAAAGTTTTAGTTACTT from the Desulfofalx alkaliphila DSM 12257 genome contains:
- the istB gene encoding IS21-like element helper ATPase IstB, whose translation is MTDTLKAQTIELYSKQLRTPMFNKYLDVIRQLDKNQGYEDFLIALMRVELDSRQESTRRRKIKSAGFPYLKTIDELDLSRFEHMDNSFVHELASCNFISKRQNIVMIGNPGTGKTHLSIALGIKACMQGMNVKFYTAANLSNQLIEAQDNHRLIRLEKQIAKADLLIIDELSYLTFNRHQSELLFKVVADRAERRSVIVSTNLRFSEWTSMFENHTMVTALIDRLTFRSHVLNMNSDNPYRAEHAAKVSD